From the Pseudomonas baltica genome, one window contains:
- a CDS encoding NAD-dependent succinate-semialdehyde dehydrogenase: MLKHQLKDASLLVERAYVNGQWISAQDGATLAVIDPATGECLAHVPAMQGDDTRLAIAAAERAWPAWRAKPAAERAALLERWHQAMLDNVDDLALIMTLEQGKPLNEAKGEIRYGASFVKWFAEEARRSYGQTIPSPAADRRLMTLKQPVGVCAAITPWNFPNAMITRKCAPALAAGCPIIVKPSELTPLSALALAVLAERVGIPAGVFNVITGLPAAIGEEITGNPAVRKISFTGSTAVGRLLMRQSAEHIKRLSLELGGNAPFIVFDDADLEQAVAGIMLSKFRNAGQTCVCANRILVQNGIYERFAQRLVEEVGKLKVGNGLEDGVTIGPLINPAAVSKVARHIDDALSQGAKLLWGGIPSGDSQFVQPMVLGDTHAGMLLANEETFGPVAPLMRFTDEAEALALANATPYGLGAYYFTQDLRRSWRFGEALEFGMVGLNTGIISMEVAPFGGIKQSGLGREGSSHGLDEYLEVKAFHVGGL; encoded by the coding sequence ATGCTCAAACATCAATTGAAAGATGCCAGCCTGCTGGTAGAACGCGCCTACGTGAACGGTCAGTGGATCAGCGCGCAGGACGGCGCCACGCTGGCGGTGATCGACCCCGCCACCGGCGAGTGCCTGGCCCATGTGCCGGCCATGCAGGGCGACGACACCCGCCTGGCCATCGCCGCCGCCGAGCGCGCCTGGCCGGCCTGGCGCGCCAAACCTGCGGCCGAGCGCGCGGCGCTGCTCGAGCGTTGGCATCAGGCCATGCTGGATAACGTCGACGATCTCGCCCTGATCATGACCCTGGAGCAGGGCAAGCCGCTCAACGAGGCCAAGGGCGAGATCCGCTACGGCGCCAGCTTCGTCAAATGGTTCGCCGAAGAAGCCCGCCGCAGCTACGGCCAAACCATCCCGTCGCCTGCCGCCGACCGTCGCCTGATGACCCTCAAGCAGCCGGTGGGCGTGTGCGCGGCCATCACCCCATGGAACTTCCCCAACGCCATGATCACGCGCAAATGCGCGCCGGCGCTGGCGGCGGGTTGCCCGATCATCGTCAAGCCCTCGGAACTGACCCCACTGTCGGCGCTGGCGCTGGCAGTGCTGGCCGAGCGTGTCGGTATTCCCGCTGGCGTCTTCAACGTGATCACCGGCTTGCCCGCCGCAATTGGCGAGGAGATCACCGGCAACCCCGCCGTGCGCAAGATTTCGTTCACCGGTTCGACCGCGGTCGGGCGTTTGTTGATGCGCCAGAGCGCCGAGCACATCAAGCGCTTGAGCCTGGAGCTGGGCGGCAATGCGCCGTTTATCGTGTTCGACGACGCCGACCTGGAGCAGGCCGTGGCCGGCATCATGCTCAGCAAGTTTCGCAACGCCGGCCAGACCTGCGTGTGTGCCAACCGCATCCTGGTGCAGAACGGCATCTATGAACGGTTCGCCCAGCGGCTGGTGGAGGAGGTCGGCAAGCTCAAGGTCGGCAACGGCCTGGAAGACGGCGTGACCATCGGCCCGCTGATCAACCCCGCCGCCGTCAGCAAGGTCGCGCGGCACATCGACGATGCCCTGAGCCAGGGCGCCAAGCTGCTGTGGGGCGGCATCCCGAGCGGCGACAGCCAATTCGTGCAGCCCATGGTGCTGGGCGATACCCACGCCGGCATGCTGTTGGCCAACGAAGAGACCTTCGGCCCGGTGGCGCCGCTGATGCGCTTTACCGACGAGGCCGAGGCGCTGGCGCTGGCCAATGCCACGCCTTACGGGCTGGGTGCCTATTATTTCACTCAGGACCTGCGTCGCTCGTGGCGCTTCGGTGAGGCGCTGGAGTTCGGCATGGTCGGGCTCAACACCGGAATCATCTCCATGGAAGTCGCACCGTTCGGCGGCATCAAACAGTCGGGCCTGGGCCGAGAAGGGTCGAGCCACGGGCTGGACGAGTACCTGGAGGTCAAGGCCTTCCACGTGGGTGGTCTATAA